A genomic window from Qipengyuania oceanensis includes:
- the infA gene encoding translation initiation factor IF-1, whose protein sequence is MAKEELITIEGAIDEILPDGRFGVTLDNEHRIICYTAGKMRRYRIRSVVGDRVHVEMTPYDLSKGRIVFRERTPGQSPAGARKRGYRR, encoded by the coding sequence TTGGCGAAAGAAGAGCTCATTACGATTGAGGGCGCGATCGACGAGATCCTGCCCGATGGACGCTTCGGCGTCACACTCGATAATGAGCATCGCATCATCTGCTATACCGCAGGCAAGATGCGTCGCTATCGCATCCGATCGGTCGTTGGAGACCGCGTACACGTCGAAATGACGCCCTACGATCTAAGCAAAGGCCGGATCGTCTTCCGCGAGCGAACTCCCGGGCAATCGCCCGCCGGTGCTCGCAAGCGCGGATACAGGCGTTGA
- a CDS encoding type II toxin-antitoxin system Y4mF family antitoxin — MLDVAAIGQIIREERKELGLRQDELAAASGVGLRFLVELERGKVTVQMGKVLDVLAALGCELQIKLPDGIVIAGRADASEKDESK, encoded by the coding sequence ATGCTCGATGTTGCCGCTATCGGCCAAATCATTCGCGAAGAACGCAAGGAGCTGGGTCTGCGACAGGACGAGTTGGCTGCTGCAAGCGGCGTCGGCTTGCGCTTCCTCGTTGAACTGGAGCGAGGGAAGGTAACCGTCCAGATGGGCAAAGTGCTCGATGTTCTCGCCGCTCTCGGTTGTGAACTGCAGATCAAGCTGCCTGACGGGATCGTGATTGCAGGTCGAGCAGACGCGTCCGAAAAGGATGAGTCGAAGTGA
- a CDS encoding cold-shock protein: protein MTTGTVKFFNSDKGYGFIQPDDGSADSFVHISAVQAAGMTTLDKDQRLNYEVETGNNGKASAVNLSSAD, encoded by the coding sequence ATGACTACCGGTACCGTAAAATTCTTCAACAGCGACAAGGGCTATGGTTTCATCCAGCCTGACGACGGTTCTGCCGACAGCTTCGTCCATATCTCTGCCGTACAGGCAGCGGGCATGACAACGCTCGATAAGGACCAGCGCCTCAACTACGAAGTCGAGACGGGCAACAACGGGAAGGCCAGCGCGGTCAACCTTTCGTCCGCCGACTGA